GAAGAAATGGGCTAAGGTTACGTAACCTAAAAAAAGAAGGGCACAAAGAGAATGAGATGTTTCTGTGCAAAGTCCACACAATAACAAAACTaattatgttttttgtttttatatccCAATAGCTCTGCTCCAGCACCCGCTCGCGCTGCCGCCCCAGTGCCGGCACGTGCTGCCgccccaccaccgccgccagcACCCATGGCCGCGCCACCAAGCGCCGTCGGAATGCCGGCCCCCCAGCAGCCTTCGATGTTCCAGCAAATGGCCGCCACCGCTGGCGGTGTTGCAATTGGCTCCGCCATCGGTCACACCGTGGGCCACGGTCTCACATCCATGTTCAGCGGCTCTGGCGACAAGGAAGCAGCGGCCCCAGCACCGGCTGCCGCGGCGCCCccgcaacaacagcagcagtacTACGCTCAGCCCAACGAACCCCAGGGTGCTTGTGCCTGGGAGATGAAACAGTTCATCCAGTGCGCCCAGGGCCAGGCGGATCTGACGCTCTGCGAGGGATTCAATGAGGCGCTGAGGCAGTGCAAGTCTCAGAATCACATGCAGTAGATGTGCTGGAAgacaacacaacaacaacaacacaacagCATACTTGAGAGAACACCCTCGTCCTACGTCACCAACATCGACAGACATCAATAGTCGTAATATGTTGAGCTAAagttgtagtttttttttcgttaGTTTTAATTGTTTAGCCCGAGAATCCAGAAAAGGAGGAAAATTGTTTAACTGTAGTGCAAAATATTGTTCAATAGAAACCCCATCGGCAGCCCCATTGCTGCCGATCAAAAAAATACGAAAATTGTGTTCTTTGTCTTCTTTTGGATGGATTATGAAAAATGGATCAATGCTGCACATTTTGCACTCAATTGTGAAATAGGAGGGGAATTgacgaacaaaaaaaaaataaagtgtGTCGTGTGACAATGCTCTTCTAAAAATATATTGGTTTACTCAAGTTTTCCTATTTATTTCCCCGATTCCTTGTCACGTGTTAAACAATCgtgttttcgttttggtgaAATTTTCTATTGTTCTGGTGAAAATTGTTGACGAGCTCGCCGTCGCAAACCGTAGCGATATTGATAAACATGTTTACGAGCAGCTATGTAAGTGGAAAATATTTATACCttctatgtacatatgtatgtatgtacatacgtacatatatagaGTATATAATGCATTCGTACAGCAGGTGCTGTTGTCTTTAAAAGTACTATGTGCTTGCAGTGATGCAGACTTTTATTTGGGGTTTTTGTAGGCATGTTTAGCAAGAAAAGCCGCGACTATTTCGGTGTGTGCCTTTATATAATTCTATAATAAATTTTTCCACAAAATGGTAGCTTCCATTTTCCGTAtagtattgtatttgtatttgggTAATTACACCCTTCCCTCCCCTGTATGAGGAACAAACAGCTATATGAGTATCACATGTGTAGCAGAATCACACAGGAAGGTTCGATCAAGACTCTAGAGGTACTAAAAGCTTCGGGTTCCAGAGCTACTTGAGCGAGGTCCATCACGATGCAGTAAATGTACTGCTTCTGTACTGTACATTTGTATAAGATCCAATTCAAGATATTAATTAGACTATAAATTTATTTGTAATTGTTTCACAGTATGCTAAATTCTATTTCTTTatgacaaacattttgggCCCTGCCAAGAGCGTAATTACTCGCACATTCGTATATTTCTGCAGTGAAAAGCATTTACTTAGAGCTGGTGTACTTCGTGACGGCCTTGGTTCCCTCACTGACGGCGTGCTTGGCCAGCTCTCCCGGCAGAAGTAGCCGCACAGCCGTTTGGATTTCCCGACTTGTGATGGTGGACTTTTTGTTGTAGTGACCCAAACGAGAGGCTTCCGAGGCAATGCGCTCGAAGATATCGTTTACAAAGCTGTTCATGATGCTCATCGCCTTGGAGGAGACACCAGTGTCCGGGTGGACTTGCTTCAGAACTTTGTAGATATAGATGGCATAGCTCTCCTTCCTGACCTTGCGCCTCTTCTTCTTGTCGGTAGTGTTGATGTGGATGTTCTTCTGTGCCTTTCCAGCCTTCTTGGTTGTGTTCCCGCTTGCAGTTTTCGGTGGCATTCTTTCCCACTGAAGTTTCACGATTTCGAAATTCACTCAATACTCAACACAACGCTTGCCGTGAGGGGCGCTCAGCATTATACTTCTTTGCGAGCAGTCTATTCAGGTTTAATGCAAACTAAACTACCAGGTAAAAGAGTCCGAAAATGCTCTCCAGCTGTCTTTGTGATAGCCTGGTACTTTGCATTGCAGACTGGCTACGATTCACTTGCACCCGAAGACACCGAAATGCAGCAGAGTGAGGGTCAGTGTTCTATTTATAGCAAACACCTGAAGACACGAGTGATGCCGAGGAGTGCGCTTATGTCCGACTCGCTCGCATATGCAATCGAAGCACGAGGCCGAAGTCTCAATCGAACACTCCCTCCACAAACTGCACATATAATAGATCAGCAATTCCTCCGACCACTTATTCTGCGCTTAGAAGTGTACGACGTGCATTGTGGTACATGAAAATGACCCGAACCAAGGCGACTGCTCGTTTCTCGAACTTCGGTAATGCGACAGCCGAAAGACCAGCTTACAGGGCCGCAGTGCTCCGGCCGACGCAAGATCATTTTGGGGTAAGAAGAAAATGCACTTTTATTGAAGCTCTTATTAAGGAATGCCCTGCAGCGCatatttgattgattttttaTGTTTCTCCAGCGGCAAATTTCAAATCCAGGATATCGGCTTCTCCGTCACCGGAGACTTCTGCAAAGAAGTCCCCAAgcccagtgccagttccagTCCCAGCATCACATCCCCAACCCGAGACATGGTAGACGCCTCGATTAAGAGCTTGAATGAACGTGGTGGCTTTTCATATTTGGCGATCAAGAAGTATATTGCGGCCGAATACAAATGCGATGCCCAGAAGCTGACTCCATTCATCAAGAAGTATTTGAAGTCGGCCGTTGCCGATGGAAAGCTGATCGAAACATCGGGCACAGGTGCGTCTGGCTCGTTCAAGCTGTCAGCATCTGTGGAGCGGAAAGATAAAGAAGCCAAGAAAGAGAGAAAAGCCAAGAATACAGCAAGCCCCAAAAGGGCGACCAGAGCCGCAACAAGAAGCCAAATGCGAAATGAAGCGAAAATGTCAGACGCCGCCAAGAAGACCGCCCGGCGCAGATGATGCAAATTGAGAAAGGACaaagggcaaggaggaaggAGGAAGGAGGAAGGAGGAAGACCGATGAAAACTGGAACCCTGAAGGCGAAGCCGCCAGTGGCAAAGGTCAAGTCGAGCCCTGCAAAGACAACGGCCCTAGCAAGGGCACTAGCTCTTAACGACGACGATGGCCTAAACGAGAACGAGAACGTGGATGTGCGCGATTGATGGCCGGATACGAAATATTAGGTAGACTTAGATAAACTATATCGGAAGAGATACAAATTATcgttatacatatgtaaatacatatatgtactgTGTTTAATATAAGGGAGaattaaaaatatagaaaaCATTTTTTCGGTGAACTGCGCTGCTGACTAACCGGGAAAGCCCCGCATTTTGTTGAGCATCGTTATGGTGGCAGCCACCAGGGGTCGGGATCCCGTCACCAACACATCTACTTCACTTTTCATGCCGAATTTTTGGTCCCGGTATTTGGCTTGAACGTGTTCAAAGAAGGCGTTGACGGAGGCGGACGTTTGCGAAGTGTCCTTTTTGCCGGTCTCCTCGCACAGGCCTCGCCAGGTTCTGGCATTGCGCTTGGCTCGCTGCAGCTCCTCCATGACATGCCACTCCTCGTCTGGCAAAATTTCGCCCTCTGAGAAGTTGGGGCAGGGCACAAAGTGTGCCTCGTCGAAGTTCACATTGAAGCGAAGGATTGTGAGCAGGTCTTTGGCATTGGAATCGCTGGTCTTGTTGTACAGCAGGATCTTTGTGGCGCGATGAGAGCGGGTGAGAGTGTAGAACCACTCGCGGCAGACCATCATCGATTCCACAGAGTCGGCAGTGTCCAAATAGACGTTGTACATGTCGTGCTTGACGATATCGAAGTGTCCCACCGACTCAAAGGTCTCAAGGCCGCGCATTGCTGCCTGGGTCAGTTGGGTGCACTTGGGATCCAGGTCCAGATTCAGGCCCACCACAAACTCGGGCTTGTGGCGTCTGAGGTAGTCGTAGGCCAGCTG
The Drosophila miranda strain MSH22 chromosome XL, D.miranda_PacBio2.1, whole genome shotgun sequence genome window above contains:
- the LOC108164476 gene encoding coiled-coil-helix-coiled-coil-helix domain-containing protein 2; its protein translation is MVRRGRSASPPPSARRSAPAPARAAAPVPARAAAPPPPPAPMAAPPSAVGMPAPQQPSMFQQMAATAGGVAIGSAIGHTVGHGLTSMFSGSGDKEAAAPAPAAAAPPQQQQQYYAQPNEPQGACAWEMKQFIQCAQGQADLTLCEGFNEALRQCKSQNHMQ
- the LOC117186051 gene encoding histone H1-like isoform X2, giving the protein MRQPKDQLTGPQCSGRRKIILGGKFQIQDIGFSVTGDFCKEVPKPSASSSPSITSPTRDMVDASIKSLNERGGFSYLAIKKYIAAEYKCDAQKLTPFIKKYLKSAVADGKLIETSGTGASGSFKLSASVERKDKEAKKERKAKNTASPKRATRAATRSQMRNEAKMSDAAKKTARRR
- the LOC117186051 gene encoding histone H1-like isoform X1, which translates into the protein MRQPKDQLTGPQCSGRRKIILGAYLIDFLCFSSGKFQIQDIGFSVTGDFCKEVPKPSASSSPSITSPTRDMVDASIKSLNERGGFSYLAIKKYIAAEYKCDAQKLTPFIKKYLKSAVADGKLIETSGTGASGSFKLSASVERKDKEAKKERKAKNTASPKRATRAATRSQMRNEAKMSDAAKKTARRR
- the LOC108164485 gene encoding histone H2B-like, translated to MPPKTASGNTTKKAGKAQKNIHINTTDKKKRRKVRKESYAIYIYKVLKQVHPDTGVSSKAMSIMNSFVNDIFERIASEASRLGHYNKKSTITSREIQTAVRLLLPGELAKHAVSEGTKAVTKYTSSK